A region from the Branchiostoma lanceolatum isolate klBraLanc5 chromosome 2, klBraLanc5.hap2, whole genome shotgun sequence genome encodes:
- the LOC136428895 gene encoding chondroitin sulfate synthase 3-like gives MAAGKLTSFLVGLLVGVTISVTLLIIGSPHLLSNIVLYNNSVKEPNSQPTVNNNNNKGLPITQPRTLARDSFLIDRSLKGDSTDTPQNKYQGDAPIQVKDIPNFVSQELDLRRTVFAGVLTSWEVPSSTQQMGVMKTWGAEMEEGTMTFYAGMEESIEEDESVPVQRVTGTTMGQKMYSALRHMCHVHLDKFKFFLLTVDNTYVHVNNLTLLLDGLQSSEVIYMGSSKRGPRDPTPVQYCELGPGVVLSRKAMQGLCTHVTSCAKPSANQDPAYSLALCLQMTTATNCTTSGESKSLFHKLWVSEDLDGDLDQKKFVTSSVTLHPVGRLETMFRLHQSYLGRRILDKLQNHKDLADRIHHLNRLIASTGPHGDVKLLLGDQENSRSSDVVPWQLIYEDSEEEDFANVLRSLDDVVQLSVEALRTEAMIEPKLKALFQRYHPVTGINYRLEYEESEDDSVASHFVDVQKPYGNLYTVSATVGHKERVNFIVPVLENSQHLEEFLQMFESSCLTVSGENEVALILVNFGVTKQGNRLHQLLSPYEKKYVDFSFKVINVKSESFSYARGIEIGLQAVSDPDSLLCVLDTHATISPDFMNKCRLNTQRGRQAYFPIPYQQFDLSATKAFSLAEEDIAPGIGFWWERNFDTFCVYKSDVQNVEDLQLSGKNLSDKLTVRKSFSVFRVPEQGLLLPQRDRHCSSKFMTFDQTDICLQKQKEILTMQRHFSNLTER, from the exons atggCAGCCGGAAAGCTGACATCATTCCTGGTGGGCCTGTTGGTGGGAGTGACCATTTCTGTAACACTCCTCATCATTGGCTCCCCGCATCTTCTTTCAAACATCGTCCTTTACAACAACAGCGTTAAAGAACCAAACAGCCAACctactgtcaacaacaacaacaacaaaggtcTACCCATCACACAGCCAAGAACTCTAGCAAGGGACTCGTTTTTAATAGACAGGTCCTTAAAGGGTGACTCCACGGATACACCACAGAACAAGTACCAAGGAGATGCTCCCATCCAAGTCAAAGACATTCCCAACTTCGTGTCTCAAGAACTCGATCTCAGGAGAACAGTGTTTGCGGGAGTTCTTACGTCTTGGGAAGTTCCTTCCAG TACCCAGCAGATGGGCGTTATGAAGACATGGGGAGCAGAGATGGAAGAAGGAACGATGACGTTTTACGCAGGGATGGAGGAAAGCATAGAAGAGGACGAGAGTGTGCCTGTCCAAAGGGTCACTG GCACCACCATGGGACAGAAGATGTACTCCGCCTTGCGACACATGTGCCATGTGCACCTGGACAAGTTCAAGTTTTTCCTGCTGACCGTGGACAACACCTACGTCCATGTCAACAACCTCACCCTGCTGTTGGACGGGCTACAGAGTTCAGAGGTCATCTACATGG GCTCCAGCAAACGTGGCCCACGAGACCCTACTCCAGTCCAGTACTGTGAACTTGGCCCTGGTGTTGTGTTGAGTCGGAAGGCCATGCAGGGACTGTGTACCCACGTGACCAGCTGTGCAAAaccgtcagccaatcaggaccCAGCTTACAGCCTGGCCTTGTGCCTGCAGATGACCACTGCCACCAATTGTACCACAAGTGGAGAG TCAAAGAGTTTATTTCACAAGCTCTGGGTCTCAGAAGACTTGGATGGAGACCTGGACCAGAAGAAGTTTGTAACGTCCTCCGTCACCCTCCATCCTGTGGGTCGGCTGGAGACGATGTTCAGACTTCACCAGAGCTACCTCGGCAGGAGAATACTGGACAAGTTACA AAATCACAAAGACTTGGCAGACAGAATTCACCACCTCAACAGGCTGATAGCTTCAACAGGGCCCCACGGGGATGTCAAGCTGTTGCTAGGCGACCAGGAAAACTCGAGGTCGTCTGATGTCGTTCCTTGGCAACTAATTTATGAGGACAGTGAAGAAGAAGATTTTGCCAACGTCTTACGAAGTCTTGACGATGTTGTACAGCTCTCTGTGGAAGCTCTAAGGACCGAAGCTATGATAGAACCTAAATTGAAAGCTTTATTTCAGAGATATCATCCTGTTACAGGAATCAATTATAGATTGGAGTATGAGGAATCAGAAGATGATTCTGTAGCATCACATTTCGTGGACGTACAGAAACCATACGGAAATCTCTATACCGTATCAGCAACAGTGGGCCATAAAGAACGAGTGAATTTCATCGTGCCCGTGTTAGAAAACTCACAACATCTCGAGGAGTTTCTGCAAATGTTTGAGAGCTCTTGCTTGACCGTCAGTGGAGAGAACGAAGTCGCCCTGATTCTCGTTAACTTTGGTGTGACAAAGCAAGGAAACAGGCTACACCAGTTGCTCTCTCCTTACGAGAAGAAATATGTGGATTTCAGCTTCAAAGTGATAAACGTGAAGTCAGAATCGTTTTCGTACGCACGAGGAATTGAGATCGGTCTGCAAGCGGTTTCAGACCCTGACTCTTTACTCTGTGTTTTAGACACGCACGCCACAATAAGTCCCGACTTCATGAACAAATGTAGACTCAACACCCAAAGAGGAAGGCAAGCTTACTTCCCCATCCCATACCAACAGTTTGACTTGTCTGCCACCAAAGCATTTTCGTTGGCAGAAGAGGATATAGCCCCTGGTATTGGATTCTGGTGGGAGAGAAACTTTGACACTTTCTGCGTGTACAAATCTGACGTGCAGAATGTTGAAGATCTGCAACTCAGCGGCAAAAATCTAAGTGACAAATTAACTGTCCGAAAGTCATTTAGTGTTTTCCGCGTCCCAGAACAAGGATTGTTGCTACCACAGAGGGATCGTCACTGCAGTTCAAAATTCATGACGTTCGACCAAACGGACATCTGTTTGCAAAAGCAAAAAGAAATCTTGACGATGCAAAGACACTTCAGCAATTTGACGGAGAGATGA